One Flavobacterium sp. 90 DNA segment encodes these proteins:
- a CDS encoding NUDIX domain-containing protein gives MTFLPSKNILETNTVLNANAQLVIEGISLDCVIFSFDKKNLEVLLVQHAEGESIGKWGLLGGHLYPEESVDNAALRILYELTSLDNIYLEQLKAFTDPDRVKSTRVITIGYYTLLNREDYNIKASNSVIEAKWHKINDIPNLIFDHNEILQFSLMQLRNRVRQAPIGFNLLPEKFTLLQLMHLYEEILGIELDKSNFRRKILHMKLLVSLEEKQQDVSHRAAKLYKFDPAIYKKLTEKGFNFEF, from the coding sequence ATGACTTTTTTACCTTCTAAAAATATTCTTGAAACTAATACTGTTTTAAATGCAAATGCACAATTAGTCATTGAAGGTATTTCGCTTGACTGTGTTATCTTTTCTTTTGATAAAAAAAACCTTGAAGTTCTCTTAGTACAGCACGCAGAAGGAGAAAGCATTGGTAAATGGGGACTTTTGGGAGGACATTTATATCCGGAAGAAAGTGTTGATAATGCTGCATTGCGAATATTATACGAACTAACAAGTCTTGACAATATTTATCTGGAACAGCTAAAAGCATTTACTGATCCTGATCGTGTAAAAAGTACCAGAGTTATTACGATTGGTTATTATACTTTGTTAAATCGGGAAGATTATAATATTAAAGCAAGTAATTCTGTAATTGAAGCGAAATGGCACAAGATTAATGATATTCCGAATCTAATATTTGACCATAACGAAATTCTGCAATTTAGTTTGATGCAATTGCGCAACAGAGTTCGTCAGGCTCCAATAGGATTTAATTTATTGCCCGAAAAATTCACCTTATTACAATTAATGCATTTGTATGAAGAAATTTTAGGAATTGAATTAGACAAATCAAATTTCCGCAGAAAAATTCTTCACATGAAATTACTCGTTTCTCTTGAAGAAAAACAACAAGATGTTTCACACAGAGCTGCGAAACTGTATAAATTTGATCCGGCGATTTATAAGAAACTAACCGAAAAAGGATTTAATTTTGAGTTTTAG
- the lepA gene encoding translation elongation factor 4, producing the protein MKKIRNFCIIAHIDHGKSTLADRLLGATQTVTAREEKAQLLDNMDLERERGITIKSHAIQMEYTYKGEEYILNLIDTPGHVDFSYEVSRSIAACEGALLIVDAAQSIQAQTISNLYLALENDLEIIPVLNKVDLPSANPEEVSDDIIDLLGCKLEDIIHASGKTGFGVENILAAIIEKIPPPSGNVDEPLQALIFDSHYNPFRGIEVIFRVVNGEIKKGQKIKFMATGNEYFADEIGTLKLNQVPKSVISAGDVGYLISGIKEAKEVKVGDTLTDAKTPTTNMITGFEDVKPMVFAGIYPVDTEDYEDLRSSMEKLQLNDASLVFTPESSAALGFGFRCGFLGMLHMEIIQERLEREFDMTVITTVPNVSYLAYTKKDPETAFVVNNPSDLPEPSRLDRVEEPFIKATIITKADFVGNVMSLCIEKRGQITNQTYLTTERVELNFDMPLAEIVFDFYDRLKTVSKGYASFDYSPIGMRTSKLVKLDVLLNAQTVDALSALIHEDNAYNIGKKMTEKLRELIPRQQFDIPIQAAIGAKIIARETIKALRKDVTAKCYGGDISRKRKLLEKQKKGKKRMRQVGNVEIPQEAFMAVLKLND; encoded by the coding sequence ATGAAGAAGATACGTAACTTTTGCATTATTGCACACATTGACCACGGTAAAAGTACACTGGCAGACCGCTTATTAGGCGCTACACAAACCGTTACAGCTCGTGAAGAAAAAGCACAATTGCTTGACAACATGGATCTGGAGCGCGAGCGTGGAATCACAATTAAGAGTCACGCCATTCAAATGGAATATACTTATAAAGGTGAAGAATATATCTTAAATCTTATCGATACTCCTGGTCACGTTGACTTTTCATACGAAGTTTCAAGATCTATTGCTGCCTGCGAAGGTGCACTTTTGATTGTTGATGCTGCACAAAGTATTCAGGCACAAACGATTTCTAACTTATATCTTGCTTTAGAAAATGACCTGGAAATTATTCCGGTTCTTAACAAAGTAGATTTACCAAGTGCAAATCCTGAAGAAGTTAGTGATGATATTATCGATTTATTAGGATGTAAATTAGAAGATATTATTCATGCTTCTGGAAAAACAGGTTTTGGTGTCGAAAATATTTTGGCTGCCATTATCGAAAAAATTCCACCTCCGTCAGGAAATGTGGATGAGCCATTGCAAGCTTTGATTTTCGATTCACATTACAATCCGTTTCGTGGAATCGAAGTAATCTTTAGAGTTGTAAATGGAGAAATCAAAAAAGGGCAAAAAATTAAATTCATGGCTACTGGCAATGAATATTTTGCTGATGAAATTGGAACTTTAAAATTAAATCAGGTTCCTAAAAGTGTAATTTCTGCTGGTGATGTTGGTTATTTAATTTCTGGAATTAAAGAAGCCAAAGAAGTAAAAGTTGGAGATACTCTAACTGATGCTAAAACGCCAACTACAAATATGATTACTGGTTTTGAGGATGTAAAACCAATGGTATTCGCCGGAATTTATCCTGTCGATACAGAAGATTATGAAGATTTGCGTTCTTCTATGGAGAAATTGCAATTGAATGATGCTTCGTTAGTTTTTACTCCTGAAAGTTCAGCGGCTTTAGGTTTTGGTTTCCGTTGCGGATTCTTAGGAATGCTTCACATGGAAATTATCCAGGAACGTTTAGAGCGTGAGTTCGATATGACTGTAATTACTACAGTACCTAACGTTTCGTATTTGGCTTACACCAAAAAAGATCCTGAAACTGCATTTGTTGTAAACAATCCTTCTGACTTACCTGAACCTTCTCGTTTAGACAGAGTTGAAGAGCCTTTTATTAAAGCAACAATCATTACAAAAGCTGATTTCGTAGGAAACGTAATGAGTTTATGTATCGAAAAACGTGGTCAAATTACCAACCAAACGTATTTGACTACAGAACGTGTTGAATTGAATTTTGATATGCCTCTTGCCGAGATTGTATTCGATTTTTATGATCGTTTGAAAACTGTTTCTAAAGGTTATGCTTCTTTTGATTACTCTCCGATAGGAATGAGAACTTCAAAATTAGTAAAACTGGATGTTCTTTTGAATGCTCAAACGGTTGATGCACTTTCTGCATTGATTCACGAAGACAACGCTTATAACATTGGTAAAAAAATGACCGAGAAATTACGTGAATTAATCCCAAGACAACAATTCGACATTCCGATTCAAGCTGCAATTGGAGCTAAAATTATTGCTCGTGAAACAATTAAAGCACTTCGTAAAGACGTTACCGCAAAATGTTATGGTGGAGATATTTCGCGTAAGCGTAAACTTCTTGAAAAACAGAAAAAAGGTAAAAAACGTATGAGACAAGTAGGAAACGTTGAGATTCCGCAAGAAGCTTTTATGGCTGTTTTGAAATTGAATGATTAA
- a CDS encoding NUDIX domain-containing protein: MVENVADDSALKGEQTAMNAITIDCVIFGFDKGSLEVLLVQHGEGISKGKWGLPGGWIYKKESTDNAAHRLLNELTGLDNIYLEQLKAFGDPDRFPLRRVITIGYYALVKREDYNIKAGFTASDAQWYKINSIPDLIYDHNEILAYSLKHLRNRVRQAPIGFNLLPEKFTLLQLMHLYEEILGIEMDKSNFRRKILHMKLLVALDEKQQDVSHRAAKLYKFDPAIYKKLTEKGFNFEF; this comes from the coding sequence ATGGTTGAAAATGTAGCCGACGATTCTGCTTTAAAAGGCGAACAAACCGCAATGAATGCGATCACGATTGACTGTGTCATATTTGGATTTGATAAAGGAAGTCTGGAAGTACTTCTGGTACAACACGGAGAAGGTATTAGTAAAGGAAAATGGGGACTTCCGGGAGGATGGATCTATAAAAAAGAAAGTACTGATAATGCCGCACATCGTTTATTGAATGAACTTACAGGACTTGATAATATTTACTTAGAACAATTGAAAGCCTTTGGAGATCCGGATCGTTTCCCGCTTCGACGTGTTATTACGATTGGTTATTATGCCTTGGTAAAACGTGAAGATTATAACATTAAAGCTGGTTTTACAGCTTCCGATGCACAATGGTATAAGATCAATAGTATTCCGGATTTGATTTATGATCACAACGAAATTCTTGCATATAGTTTAAAACACCTTCGAAACAGAGTTCGACAAGCTCCGATAGGATTTAATCTTTTGCCTGAAAAATTTACTTTATTGCAATTGATGCATTTATATGAAGAGATTCTAGGAATCGAAATGGATAAATCTAATTTCAGACGAAAAATTCTACACATGAAATTATTGGTTGCATTAGACGAAAAGCAACAAGATGTTTCGCACAGAGCTGCCAAATTATACAAATTTGATCCGGCGATTTACAAGAAATTGACTGAAAAAGGATTTAATTTTGAATTTTAA